Below is a genomic region from Candidatus Omnitrophota bacterium.
TCCTGGGTACGGTTCTTACTCAGGCCAAGGGCAAGGCAATTACGATGAAGGTTGGACAGAGCATAGAACTTATGATGATGGCCAGCAGGTTGATATAGAGAGAAATCCAGATGGTTCAAGAAAAGGCGAATCTTTGTTTGGGAGGTAACGGTTTACCATAAAAATCATCTCCAATAATTCCAATCTCTTGGAATTCTCCACCAGTAAATAAGTTATTCCTTTAAACTACTTTTAAAAAAATATTGACAAGATTTTTCTGTTTTTATAAAATATTGTTAAAAAATAAGGAGGTGCGTATGAAAAATAAAATTATTATCGGAGTTATTGCTGTTTTAGCGGTAATTTTTATTTTTGAAAACGCATATTTACTTGGGAGGTATAACGCCGAACATGTTAAAAATATAGCGTTTGTACGTTATCAGCCGGTTCCTATAGAGGTGCTGCCGGAGAATAATCTACCTATTATTTATAAAATGAGCTCTTGGGATCCTTTTACAGAGATAAATAGAATGCAGGAGAGAATGAATCGTATCTTTGAGAATAACTTTTCAGCTGCCTCCAATATTGGTGATAATAAAGCGTCTTTTGGTTCTAGTATAAGTTTTAGCAATAATGGTACATCTTATATGGTAAAAGTTGGCATGCCCGGTATAACTAAGGATGACATAGATATCCAGGTTAAGGGCAGACAGCTAATAATCTCCGGGCAAAATAAGAATAATAAGGCTAGCAAAGGTAAAGATTACTATAATCAAGAATCAAGCTATGGTAATTTTTTAAGTAATTTTATGCTTCCGGAAGATGCACAAATAAAC
It encodes:
- a CDS encoding Hsp20/alpha crystallin family protein translates to MKNKIIIGVIAVLAVIFIFENAYLLGRYNAEHVKNIAFVRYQPVPIEVLPENNLPIIYKMSSWDPFTEINRMQERMNRIFENNFSAASNIGDNKASFGSSISFSNNGTSYMVKVGMPGITKDDIDIQVKGRQLIISGQNKNNKASKGKDYYNQESSYGNFLSNFMLPEDAQINRITSDYKDGVLTISIPLVQNKPSKPKEK